A single Pseudomonas putida DNA region contains:
- a CDS encoding aspartate carbamoyltransferase catalytic subunit, producing MTPIDAKRPLQLNDQGQLRHFLSLDGLPRELLTEILDTADSFLEVGARAVKKVPLLRGKTVCNVFFENSTRTRTTFELAAQRLSADVISLNVSTSSTSKGETLFDTLRNLEAMAADMFVVRHSDSGAAHFIAEHVCPDVAVINGGDGRHAHPTQGMLDMLTIRRHKGSFENLSVAIVGDILHSRVARSDMLALKALGCPDIRVIGPKTLIPIGIEQYGVKVYTDLAEGLKDVDVVIMLRLQRERMAGGLLPSEGEFYRLFGLTTARLAGAKPDAIVMHPGPINRGVEIESAVADGKHSVILNQVTYGIAVRMAVLSMAMSGQNAQRQFDQENAL from the coding sequence ATGACGCCAATCGACGCCAAGCGCCCGCTGCAGCTCAATGATCAGGGCCAGCTACGCCATTTCCTCTCGCTCGACGGTTTGCCCCGCGAACTGCTCACCGAGATCCTCGACACCGCCGACTCATTCCTTGAAGTCGGCGCCCGGGCCGTGAAGAAAGTCCCGTTGCTGCGCGGCAAGACCGTGTGCAACGTGTTCTTCGAGAACTCGACCCGTACCCGCACCACCTTCGAACTGGCCGCACAGCGCCTGTCGGCCGACGTGATCAGCCTGAACGTGTCGACGTCCTCGACCAGCAAGGGCGAGACCCTGTTCGACACCCTGCGCAACCTGGAAGCCATGGCCGCCGATATGTTCGTCGTGCGCCACTCCGATTCCGGCGCCGCGCACTTCATCGCCGAGCACGTGTGCCCGGACGTCGCCGTGATCAACGGCGGTGACGGCCGCCACGCGCACCCGACCCAGGGCATGCTCGACATGCTGACCATCCGTCGCCACAAGGGCAGCTTCGAGAACCTCTCGGTAGCAATTGTCGGCGACATCCTGCACTCGCGCGTGGCCCGTTCCGACATGCTTGCGCTGAAAGCGCTGGGCTGCCCGGACATCCGCGTGATCGGCCCGAAAACCCTGATCCCGATCGGCATCGAGCAGTATGGCGTGAAGGTCTACACCGACCTGGCCGAAGGCCTGAAAGACGTCGACGTGGTGATCATGCTGCGCCTGCAGCGTGAGCGCATGGCAGGCGGCCTGCTGCCCAGCGAAGGCGAGTTCTACCGCCTGTTCGGCCTGACCACCGCGCGCCTGGCCGGCGCCAAGCCCGATGCCATCGTCATGCACCCAGGTCCGATCAACCGCGGCGTGGAGATCGAATCGGCGGTTGCCGACGGCAAACACTCGGTGATTCTCAACCAGGTCACCTACGGCATCGCCGTGCGCATGGCCGTGCTGTCCATGGCCATGAGCGGGCAGAACGCGCAACGTCAATTCGACCAGGAGAACGCCCTGTGA
- a CDS encoding response regulator: MEQPLKVMVIDDSRTIRRTAQMLLGEAGCEVITASDGFDALAKIIDHQPQIIFVDVLMPRLDGYQTCAVIKHNSAFKDIPVILLSSRDGLFDKARGRVVGSDQFLTKPFSKEELLDAIRAHVPGFAAPEQPAP; encoded by the coding sequence ATGGAACAGCCCCTGAAGGTGATGGTGATCGACGATTCCCGCACGATCCGCCGCACCGCGCAGATGTTGCTCGGCGAAGCGGGCTGCGAGGTGATCACCGCCAGTGACGGCTTCGATGCCCTGGCCAAGATCATCGACCACCAGCCACAGATCATCTTCGTCGACGTGCTGATGCCCCGTCTGGACGGTTATCAGACCTGTGCGGTGATCAAGCACAACAGTGCCTTCAAGGACATCCCGGTGATTCTCCTGTCGTCTCGCGATGGCCTGTTCGACAAGGCTCGCGGCCGGGTGGTCGGTTCCGACCAGTTCCTGACCAAACCATTCAGCAAGGAAGAACTGCTCGACGCGATCAGGGCCCATGTACCTGGTTTCGCCGCGCCCGAACAACCCGCACCCTGA
- the pyrR gene encoding bifunctional pyr operon transcriptional regulator/uracil phosphoribosyltransferase PyrR, with the protein MSLPNPADLIRQMAVDLRAHLARRNITEPRFIGIRTGGVWVAQALQQEMADQTPLGTLDVSFYRDDFSQNGLHPQVRPSELPFEVEGQHLVLIDDVLMSGRTIRAALNELFDYGRPASVTLVCLLDLDAGELPIRPNVLGATLSLAAHERVKLTGPAPLALERQDLATASAL; encoded by the coding sequence ATGAGCCTACCCAATCCCGCCGACCTGATCCGGCAGATGGCTGTCGACCTTCGCGCCCATCTGGCCCGCCGCAACATCACCGAGCCGCGCTTCATCGGCATCCGCACTGGCGGTGTCTGGGTTGCCCAGGCCCTGCAGCAGGAAATGGCCGACCAGACCCCTCTCGGCACGCTGGACGTGTCGTTCTATCGCGATGACTTCAGCCAGAACGGCCTGCACCCCCAGGTGCGCCCGTCGGAGCTGCCGTTCGAGGTCGAAGGCCAGCACCTGGTGCTGATTGACGATGTGCTGATGAGTGGCCGCACCATCCGCGCCGCACTCAACGAACTGTTCGATTACGGCCGCCCGGCCAGCGTTACCCTGGTCTGCCTGCTCGACCTGGATGCCGGCGAACTGCCCATTCGCCCCAATGTGCTCGGCGCCACCCTGTCGCTGGCCGCCCATGAACGGGTAAAATTGACCGGACCCGCACCGCTCGCCCTCGAGCGCCAGGACCTCGCCACCGCTTCCGCCCTTTAA
- the ruvX gene encoding Holliday junction resolvase RuvX codes for MAELRLLLGFDYGSKQIGVAVGQVITGQARELCVLKAQNGVPDWNQVEKLIKEWKPDAIVVGLPLNMDGTPSDMSERAEKFARRLNGRFNLPVHTHDERLTTFEAKGEQMARGGRHGSYRDNPVDAIAAALLLQGWLEANT; via the coding sequence ATGGCCGAACTACGTCTACTGCTGGGCTTCGACTACGGCAGCAAACAGATCGGTGTGGCCGTCGGCCAGGTGATTACCGGCCAGGCCCGCGAGCTTTGCGTGCTCAAGGCGCAAAACGGCGTGCCGGACTGGAATCAGGTCGAGAAGCTGATCAAGGAATGGAAGCCCGATGCCATTGTCGTCGGCCTGCCGCTGAACATGGATGGCACGCCCAGCGACATGAGCGAGCGCGCCGAAAAGTTTGCCCGCCGCCTCAATGGCCGCTTCAACCTGCCGGTGCACACCCACGACGAACGCCTGACCACCTTCGAAGCCAAGGGCGAGCAGATGGCCCGTGGCGGCCGCCACGGCAGCTACCGTGATAACCCGGTCGACGCCATTGCCGCCGCCCTGCTGCTGCAAGGCTGGCTGGAGGCCAATACCTGA
- the gshB gene encoding glutathione synthase, with product MSVRLGIVMDPIASISYKKDSSLAMLLAAQARGWELFYMEQRDLYQAQGKARARMRPLNVFADPARWFELGDEQDSPLADLDVILMRKDPPFDMEFVYSTYLLEQAEAEGVLVVNRPQSLRDCNEKLFATLFPQCTPPTLVSRRPDIIRQFAAEHGDVILKPLDGMGGTSIFRHRAGDPNLSVILETLTALGAQQIMAQAYLPAIKDGDKRILMIDGEPVDYCLARIPASGETRGNLAAGGRGEARPLSERDRWIAAQVGPTLREKGLLFVGLDVIGDYLTEINVTSPTCIREIDAAFNTDIGGKLMDAIDRQLKAR from the coding sequence ATGAGCGTTCGCCTCGGCATTGTCATGGACCCGATCGCGTCCATCTCCTACAAGAAGGACAGCTCGCTGGCCATGCTGCTGGCCGCCCAGGCCCGCGGCTGGGAACTGTTCTACATGGAGCAGCGCGACCTGTACCAGGCGCAGGGCAAGGCCCGCGCCCGCATGCGCCCGCTCAACGTGTTCGCCGACCCGGCGCGCTGGTTCGAGCTGGGTGACGAGCAGGACAGCCCGCTGGCCGACCTGGACGTGATCCTGATGCGCAAGGACCCGCCGTTCGACATGGAGTTCGTCTACAGCACCTACCTGCTGGAACAGGCCGAGGCCGAAGGCGTGCTGGTGGTCAACCGCCCGCAGAGCCTGCGCGACTGCAATGAAAAACTGTTCGCCACGCTGTTCCCGCAGTGCACGCCGCCGACCCTGGTCAGCCGCCGCCCGGACATCATCCGCCAGTTCGCCGCCGAGCACGGTGACGTGATCCTCAAGCCGCTGGACGGCATGGGTGGCACCTCGATCTTCCGCCACCGGGCGGGCGACCCCAACTTGTCGGTGATTCTGGAAACCCTGACCGCACTGGGCGCCCAGCAGATCATGGCGCAGGCTTACCTGCCGGCGATCAAGGACGGCGACAAGCGCATCCTGATGATCGACGGCGAACCGGTCGACTACTGCCTGGCGCGCATTCCGGCCAGCGGCGAGACCCGCGGCAACCTGGCCGCCGGTGGTCGCGGCGAAGCCCGCCCGCTGAGCGAGCGCGACCGCTGGATCGCCGCCCAGGTCGGCCCGACCCTGCGTGAAAAGGGCCTGCTGTTCGTTGGCCTGGACGTGATCGGCGACTATCTCACCGAAATCAACGTCACCAGCCCCACCTGCATCCGCGAGATCGACGCCGCCTTCAACACCGATATCGGTGGCAAACTGATGGATGCCATTGATCGCCAGCTCAAGGCGCGCTGA
- a CDS encoding chemotaxis protein CheW, with product MTTRPQGASLTAFELLLDIDRRCRLLVADQPPQDTRLQQWSGIGFRIAGQWFVAPMGEVAEVLREPRSSRVPGVQPWVCGVANLRGRLLPVMDLSSFFGLGPAAPGKQRRVLVLDHEDLFVGLLVDEVLGLQHFALSSLELSPPQPLLRAAARFVQGHFPRERNWAIFSPFALAQAPGFLDVAL from the coding sequence TTGACCACCCGCCCGCAGGGGGCGTCGCTGACCGCCTTCGAGCTGTTGCTGGACATCGACCGGCGTTGCCGCCTGCTGGTGGCCGACCAGCCGCCGCAGGATACCCGCCTGCAGCAATGGAGCGGCATCGGTTTTCGCATTGCCGGGCAGTGGTTCGTCGCCCCAATGGGCGAAGTCGCCGAGGTGTTGCGTGAACCGCGCAGCAGCCGTGTGCCTGGTGTGCAGCCGTGGGTGTGTGGCGTGGCCAACCTGCGCGGCCGGCTGTTGCCGGTAATGGACCTGAGCAGCTTCTTCGGCCTTGGCCCTGCTGCGCCAGGCAAGCAGCGGCGGGTGCTGGTACTGGACCATGAGGACCTGTTCGTCGGCCTGCTGGTCGACGAGGTGCTGGGCCTGCAACATTTCGCCCTGAGCAGCCTGGAGCTGTCGCCACCGCAGCCGCTGCTGCGAGCTGCCGCCCGCTTCGTGCAGGGGCACTTCCCGCGGGAACGCAACTGGGCGATCTTCAGCCCCTTCGCCCTGGCCCAGGCGCCGGGCTTTCTTGACGTGGCGCTATAG
- a CDS encoding methyl-accepting chemotaxis protein: MTPRTRSIVQITVLFVILILSIILLFANFAYLNTQANHDKQYIGHAGELRVLSQRIAKNATEAAAGKALAFKLLSDARNDFERRWSYLREGDKSTGLPAAPAAVRDEMEAVRQDWENLRKNTDTILASEQTVLSLHQVAATLAETVPQLQVEYEKVVEILLQSGAPANQVVVAQRQLLLAERILGSVNTVLAGDDTAAQAADTFGRDASRFGQVLEGMLGGNPAIQVTRVEDADARARLAEIAELFQFVAGSVDEILETSPELFRVREAAGNIFSLSQTLLDEASHLANGFENLASGRTLDTVGGYALGLLALASIILIGLVMVRTTHRQLHETAEKNERNQQAIMRLLDEIEELADGDLTVTVSVTEDFTGAIADSINYSVDQLRDLVATINHSAEQVAAAVQDTQNTARQLAKASEHQAAQISEASEAVGDMVESIDRVSAHAYESAKVAERSVAIANKGNEVVHNTINGMDNIREQIQDTAKRIKRLGESSQEIGDIVSLIDDIADQTNILALNAAIQASLAGEAGRGFAVVADEVQRLAERSSSATRQIEALVRTIQADTNEAVISMEQTTAEVVRGARLAQDAGVALAEIEGVSQNLAELIHSISDAAQLQTSSAGQISHTMAVIQQITAQTSAGSGATADSIRHLARMASEMRRSVSGFTLPAPAERR, from the coding sequence ATGACCCCGCGCACACGCAGCATCGTGCAGATCACCGTGCTGTTCGTGATCCTGATTCTGTCGATCATCCTGTTGTTCGCCAACTTCGCCTACCTCAACACCCAGGCCAATCACGACAAGCAGTACATCGGCCACGCTGGCGAGTTGCGAGTGTTGTCCCAGCGCATCGCCAAGAATGCCACCGAGGCGGCGGCGGGCAAGGCCCTGGCGTTCAAGCTGCTGTCGGATGCGCGCAACGATTTCGAGCGGCGCTGGAGCTACCTGCGCGAAGGCGACAAATCCACCGGCCTGCCTGCCGCGCCCGCTGCGGTGCGCGATGAAATGGAAGCCGTGCGCCAGGACTGGGAAAACCTGCGCAAGAACACGGACACCATTCTTGCCAGCGAACAGACCGTGCTGTCGTTGCACCAGGTGGCGGCGACCCTCGCCGAAACCGTGCCGCAGCTGCAGGTCGAGTACGAGAAAGTGGTTGAGATCCTGCTGCAGAGCGGCGCCCCGGCCAACCAGGTGGTGGTAGCCCAGCGCCAGTTGCTGCTGGCCGAGCGCATTCTCGGTTCGGTCAACACGGTACTGGCTGGCGATGACACAGCGGCCCAGGCTGCCGATACCTTCGGCCGGGATGCCAGCCGCTTCGGCCAGGTGCTCGAGGGCATGCTGGGCGGCAACCCGGCCATCCAGGTGACCCGCGTCGAGGACGCTGATGCCCGCGCCCGCCTGGCAGAAATTGCCGAGTTGTTCCAGTTCGTGGCCGGTTCTGTCGATGAAATCCTCGAAACCTCGCCCGAACTGTTCCGCGTACGCGAAGCGGCCGGCAATATCTTCAGCCTGTCGCAGACCTTGCTCGATGAGGCCTCGCACCTGGCCAACGGTTTCGAAAACCTGGCCAGCGGCCGCACCCTCGATACCGTCGGTGGTTACGCGCTGGGCCTGCTGGCGCTGGCATCGATCATCCTGATCGGCCTGGTGATGGTACGCACCACCCACCGGCAGTTGCATGAAACCGCAGAAAAGAACGAACGTAACCAGCAGGCGATCATGCGCTTGCTCGATGAGATCGAAGAGCTGGCCGACGGCGACCTGACCGTCACCGTGTCGGTGACCGAAGACTTCACCGGTGCCATCGCCGACTCGATCAACTACTCCGTCGACCAGCTGCGCGACCTGGTGGCCACCATCAACCACAGTGCCGAGCAGGTTGCCGCAGCCGTGCAGGACACGCAGAACACCGCACGCCAGCTGGCCAAGGCCTCGGAACACCAGGCCGCACAGATCAGCGAGGCGTCGGAAGCGGTCGGTGACATGGTCGAATCGATCGACCGGGTTTCCGCGCATGCCTATGAGTCGGCCAAGGTCGCCGAGCGCTCGGTGGCAATCGCCAACAAGGGTAACGAGGTGGTGCACAACACCATCAACGGCATGGACAACATCCGCGAGCAGATCCAGGACACCGCCAAGCGGATCAAGCGCCTGGGCGAGTCTTCCCAGGAAATTGGCGACATTGTCAGCCTGATCGATGATATTGCCGACCAGACCAATATCCTCGCGCTGAATGCGGCGATTCAGGCCTCGTTGGCGGGTGAAGCTGGCCGCGGCTTTGCCGTGGTCGCCGACGAGGTGCAGCGCCTGGCCGAGCGCTCGTCCTCGGCGACCCGCCAGATCGAAGCGCTGGTGCGGACCATTCAGGCGGACACCAACGAGGCGGTGATCTCCATGGAGCAGACTACCGCCGAGGTGGTGCGCGGTGCGCGCCTGGCCCAGGATGCTGGCGTAGCGCTGGCCGAGATCGAAGGTGTATCGCAGAACCTCGCCGAACTTATCCACAGCATCTCTGACGCAGCCCAGTTGCAGACATCGTCTGCCGGGCAGATTTCCCACACCATGGCGGTGATCCAGCAGATCACCGCGCAGACCTCCGCCGGCTCCGGCGCCACCGCCGACAGCATTCGCCACCTGGCACGGATGGCCAGCGAGATGCGCCGCTCGGTCTCCGGTTTCACCCTGCCGGCACCCGCCGAGCGCCGCTGA
- the pilH gene encoding twitching motility response regulator PilH: protein MARVLIVDDSPTEMYRLTEWLEKHGHQVLKANNGADGVALARQEKPDAVLMDIVMPGMNGFQATRQLSKDPETSAIPVVVVTTKDQETDRIWATRQGARDFLTKPVEEDALIAKLKEVLGA from the coding sequence ATGGCCCGAGTTCTGATTGTCGACGACTCGCCGACAGAGATGTACAGATTGACCGAATGGCTGGAAAAGCACGGTCACCAGGTGCTCAAGGCCAACAACGGTGCCGACGGTGTGGCCCTGGCCCGCCAGGAGAAGCCGGATGCGGTGCTGATGGACATCGTCATGCCTGGCATGAACGGCTTCCAGGCCACCCGCCAGTTGAGCAAGGACCCGGAAACCAGCGCCATCCCCGTGGTGGTGGTAACCACCAAGGACCAGGAAACCGACCGAATCTGGGCCACGCGCCAGGGCGCCCGCGACTTCCTGACCAAGCCTGTGGAAGAAGACGCGTTGATCGCCAAGCTCAAAGAAGTACTGGGCGCTTGA
- a CDS encoding YqgE/AlgH family protein, producing the protein MKNLSPSYLKHQFLIAMPHMADPNFAQTLTYIVEHNANGAMGLVVNRPQELNLADILEQLRPNEVPPASTLQVPIYQGGPVQTDRGFVLHSSECSYQATVELQGLSLSTSQDVLFAIAEGAGPQKSLITLGYAGWEAGQLEAELADNAWLNCPFDPDILFAMASEQRLGAAARSLGINLSLLTSQAGHA; encoded by the coding sequence ATGAAAAACCTCAGCCCGAGCTACCTCAAGCATCAGTTCCTGATCGCCATGCCGCACATGGCTGATCCGAACTTCGCCCAGACCCTCACGTACATCGTCGAGCACAACGCCAATGGCGCCATGGGCCTGGTGGTCAACCGACCACAGGAGCTGAACCTGGCCGACATTCTCGAGCAGTTGCGCCCGAACGAGGTCCCGCCGGCCAGCACCTTGCAGGTCCCCATCTACCAGGGTGGCCCGGTGCAGACCGACCGCGGTTTTGTCCTGCACAGCAGCGAATGCAGCTATCAGGCAACCGTCGAGCTGCAGGGCCTGTCGCTGTCCACCTCGCAGGACGTACTGTTCGCCATCGCCGAAGGTGCCGGCCCGCAAAAAAGCCTGATCACCCTCGGTTATGCCGGCTGGGAAGCGGGCCAGTTGGAAGCTGAACTGGCCGACAACGCCTGGCTCAACTGCCCGTTCGACCCGGACATCCTCTTCGCCATGGCCAGCGAACAGCGCCTGGGCGCTGCAGCCCGCAGCCTGGGCATCAACCTCAGCCTGCTGACCAGCCAGGCGGGGCACGCCTGA
- a CDS encoding dihydroorotase, with amino-acid sequence MTISILGARVIDPVSGLDQVTDLHLDGGRIAAIGAAPAGFSASRTIAADGLIAAPGLVDLGVSLREPGYSRKGSIASETRAAVAGGVTSLCCPPQTKPVLDTSAVAELILDRAREAANSKVYPIGALTKGLEGEQLAELVALRDTGCVAFGNGLKEIPNNRTLARALEYAATFDLTVVFHSQDRDLAQGGLAHEGAMASFLGLPGIPETAETVALARNLLLVEQTGVRAHFTQITSARGARLIEQAQQLGLPVTADVALYQLILTDESLREFSSLYHVQPPLRTAADRDGLRAAVKSGVIQAISSHHQPHERDAKLAPFGATEPGISSVELLLPLAMTLVEDGLLDLPTLLARLSSGPAKAMRLPAGELKVGGAADLVLFDPKASTIAGEQWLSRGENCPFIGHCLPAAVRYTLVDGHVCHEA; translated from the coding sequence GTGACCATCAGTATTCTTGGCGCCCGGGTCATCGACCCTGTCAGCGGCCTGGACCAGGTCACCGACCTGCACCTGGACGGCGGGCGCATTGCCGCCATCGGCGCCGCCCCGGCCGGTTTCAGCGCCAGCCGTACCATCGCCGCTGACGGCCTGATCGCCGCGCCCGGCCTGGTCGATCTCGGCGTCTCCCTGCGCGAGCCTGGCTACAGCCGCAAGGGCTCCATCGCCAGTGAAACCCGCGCCGCCGTGGCCGGTGGCGTCACCAGCCTGTGCTGCCCGCCGCAGACCAAGCCGGTGCTGGATACCTCGGCAGTGGCCGAGCTTATCCTCGACCGCGCCCGCGAAGCCGCCAACAGCAAGGTCTACCCGATCGGTGCCCTGACCAAGGGCCTTGAAGGCGAACAGCTGGCCGAACTGGTTGCCCTGCGCGACACCGGTTGCGTAGCCTTCGGCAATGGCCTGAAGGAAATCCCCAACAACCGTACCCTGGCCCGTGCCCTGGAATACGCCGCCACCTTCGACCTGACCGTGGTGTTCCACTCCCAGGACCGCGACCTGGCCCAGGGTGGCCTGGCCCACGAAGGCGCGATGGCCAGCTTCCTCGGCCTGCCCGGCATTCCCGAGACCGCAGAAACCGTGGCCCTGGCGCGCAACCTGCTGCTGGTGGAACAGACCGGCGTGCGTGCGCACTTCACCCAGATCACCAGCGCCCGTGGTGCACGGCTGATCGAGCAGGCCCAGCAGCTGGGCCTGCCGGTGACGGCAGACGTGGCGCTGTACCAGCTGATCCTCACCGACGAATCGCTGCGCGAGTTCTCCAGCCTGTACCACGTGCAGCCGCCACTGCGCACCGCCGCCGACCGCGACGGCCTGCGCGCAGCGGTGAAATCGGGGGTCATTCAGGCGATCTCGAGCCACCACCAGCCCCATGAGCGCGATGCCAAGCTGGCACCGTTCGGCGCCACCGAACCGGGCATCAGCAGCGTCGAACTGCTGCTGCCGCTGGCCATGACCCTGGTCGAGGACGGCCTGCTCGACCTGCCAACCCTGCTCGCCCGCCTGAGCAGCGGCCCGGCCAAGGCCATGCGCCTGCCGGCCGGCGAACTGAAAGTCGGCGGCGCGGCCGACCTGGTGCTGTTCGATCCCAAGGCCTCGACGATTGCTGGTGAGCAATGGCTGTCGCGCGGCGAAAACTGCCCATTCATCGGCCACTGCCTGCCGGCTGCCGTGCGTTATACCTTGGTCGATGGGCACGTCTGCCACGAGGCCTGA
- a CDS encoding energy transducer TonB gives MTLPADIPADLLPPRIRPVDRLGFTLFLAALVHLALILGVGFTVVKPAEIRQTMDITLATFKSEKAPKKADYQAQDNQQGSGTLEKKAVPTTTEVAPFQDSKINKVTPPPAAKPEVAPPPTPEKSAVATKAPKAQKIEPKPKESKPQPKQAAATPDFDSSQLSSQIASLEAELSNEQQMYAKRPRIHRLNAASTMRDKGAWYKEEWRKKVERVGNLNYPDEARRQQIYGNLRMMVSINRDGSLYEVLVLESSGQPVLDQAAQRIVRLAAPFAPFTGDLAEFDRLEIIRTWRFARGDRLSSN, from the coding sequence ATGACGCTGCCTGCCGACATCCCCGCCGACCTGCTGCCACCGCGCATTCGCCCGGTGGACCGGCTTGGCTTTACCCTGTTCCTGGCTGCCCTGGTGCACCTGGCGCTGATCCTTGGCGTCGGCTTTACCGTGGTCAAACCGGCTGAAATCCGCCAGACCATGGACATCACCCTGGCCACCTTCAAAAGCGAGAAAGCGCCGAAGAAGGCTGATTACCAGGCTCAGGACAACCAGCAGGGCAGCGGTACCCTGGAAAAGAAAGCGGTCCCCACCACCACCGAGGTGGCGCCGTTCCAGGACAGCAAGATCAACAAGGTCACTCCGCCCCCTGCTGCCAAACCCGAAGTAGCCCCACCGCCCACGCCAGAGAAGTCCGCGGTGGCGACCAAGGCGCCGAAAGCGCAGAAGATCGAGCCCAAGCCGAAGGAAAGCAAGCCACAGCCAAAGCAGGCGGCGGCCACGCCAGACTTTGACAGCTCACAACTGTCGAGCCAGATCGCCAGCCTTGAAGCGGAGCTTTCCAACGAACAGCAGATGTACGCCAAGCGCCCGCGCATTCACCGCCTGAATGCGGCTTCGACCATGCGCGACAAGGGCGCCTGGTACAAGGAAGAGTGGCGCAAGAAGGTCGAGCGGGTCGGTAACCTGAACTACCCCGACGAGGCACGCCGGCAGCAGATCTACGGCAATTTGCGGATGATGGTGTCGATCAACCGCGATGGCTCGCTGTATGAGGTGCTGGTACTGGAGTCGTCCGGGCAGCCTGTGCTGGACCAGGCGGCGCAGCGCATCGTGCGGCTGGCGGCGCCATTTGCGCCGTTTACCGGGGACCTGGCCGAGTTCGACCGGCTGGAGATCATCCGCACCTGGCGCTTTGCCCGCGGCGACCGCCTGTCCAGTAACTGA